A portion of the Chryseobacterium tructae genome contains these proteins:
- a CDS encoding DUF962 domain-containing protein — MRKVDLLFAEYSKSHRNATNKFIHWFCVPLIFCSILGFISLIPSPHFCISYFGCISIISLIAIVLISLYYMRLSLLIGLIMIVIMLLAEHFIYLTNISLNKQSWVIYLGVFVITWIFQFIGHKIEGKKPSFLKDIQFLLIGPIWLLSFVLKKTGIRY; from the coding sequence ATGAGAAAGGTTGATTTATTATTTGCAGAGTATAGTAAAAGCCATAGAAATGCGACTAACAAGTTCATTCATTGGTTTTGTGTGCCTTTAATCTTTTGTTCTATTCTAGGATTCATTTCCCTGATTCCTTCACCCCATTTCTGCATTTCTTACTTTGGATGCATCAGCATCATTAGTTTAATAGCCATTGTACTTATAAGCTTGTATTATATGAGATTGTCTTTGCTCATTGGGCTGATTATGATTGTTATAATGCTGTTGGCAGAACATTTCATCTACCTTACCAATATCAGCTTGAATAAACAGTCCTGGGTTATCTATCTTGGCGTTTTTGTCATTACCTGGATCTTTCAGTTTATTGGGCATAAGATTGAAGGAAAAAAGCCCTCTTTCCTGAAGGATATTCAGTTTCTATTGATTGGCCCTATCTGGCTTTTAAGTTTCGTTCTTAAAAAAACAGGGATCAGATATTAA
- a CDS encoding helix-turn-helix domain-containing protein: protein MSALEKFGVEISTERNIFERIAVDKPFRPENPAFIFIKSGTIKLRQHFSDLEVSANMFMVTDPQTIYEVVAVSDDFQSRMVSYKREFISALSLKFNRLITYRYFRQQMNKGVPFPEDEMEVVWKSVNFLKYILDSETEMLYKKEMVEHLFSVFCYQMAGIISKEDNNSMNQMSRQEEIVFVFLTDLSEYHLTERTVEFYAERQSITTRHLSSVVKEVTGKTASHVIALIVINEAKVLLNSSSKPVSEISSILGFSDQYAFSHFFKKHLEVSPRQYRHQFEN, encoded by the coding sequence ATGTCTGCCTTAGAAAAGTTCGGAGTAGAAATCTCTACAGAACGTAATATTTTTGAGAGAATTGCCGTAGATAAACCATTCCGGCCCGAAAATCCTGCCTTTATTTTTATTAAATCCGGGACGATAAAACTTCGCCAGCATTTCAGTGATCTGGAGGTTTCTGCCAATATGTTTATGGTGACTGATCCCCAAACTATCTATGAAGTAGTGGCTGTGAGTGACGATTTTCAATCCAGGATGGTTTCCTATAAAAGAGAATTCATCTCTGCATTGTCTTTGAAATTCAACAGACTGATTACTTATAGATACTTCAGACAACAGATGAATAAAGGAGTACCGTTTCCTGAAGATGAAATGGAGGTGGTGTGGAAAAGTGTCAACTTCCTGAAATACATTCTTGATTCTGAAACCGAAATGCTCTATAAAAAAGAAATGGTAGAACATCTTTTCTCTGTATTCTGTTATCAGATGGCAGGGATTATTTCCAAAGAAGACAATAATTCTATGAATCAGATGTCTAGACAGGAAGAAATCGTTTTCGTTTTTCTGACAGACCTTTCCGAATATCATCTTACCGAAAGAACGGTTGAGTTTTACGCCGAGCGGCAATCTATTACAACCAGACATCTCTCGTCGGTAGTGAAGGAAGTAACAGGGAAGACGGCCAGTCATGTTATTGCTTTAATTGTAATTAACGAAGCAAAAGTGCTTTTAAACTCTTCCAGTAAACCGGTCTCTGAAATTTCTTCTATCCTTGGTTTTAGTGATCAATACGCATTTTCTCACTTTTTTAAAAAACATCTGGAAGTAAGCCCAAGACAATACAGACATCAGTTCGAAAACTAA